The genomic region GAGTTTAATTGATAATGAGCTGCTTTATGCaacaaaaaatattcatttaccTATATATTAACATTAGCACCAGTTTGCATATGAATTATATTTACAACGTACACAACAAcctttgtatttaaaaaaaaaacttacagtgaagtaaaaaacatagtgtataatgatataatatttaaaaaatattgcttTAAAAAATCTAAGTTTATCCATCGGATTCAGTCTTATCAGACCATCATCAGTAAAAAGATAGTTAGCAATTGAAACTTGGGCTTGAAAGGGGGTAATAACCTTTATATTACATATTAGATGTATTAAATTAAAGCGACATGATATCTCTCCaacaccacatctcaaacgcATAAATTTTGGAGTTCTAATAAGCGAATAGTCGAAGTTTCTGTCccatattagaccagggcgcatctgtaaaaatattagtacatttggatgttgagaggtaaCTCATATTTTTTGGCAGCAATTGCTTGAAagtaactcatataataatatttgggttatcctcccactcaaaaaggtccggaacattgttaaaataatcaaaatgtcaaaaaattaaggaaaaattcgatttttttcttggttttttgactataactttaaaagtattcattttcgagaaaagttgtaccgacataaaagttgcgtaattaaatttcctacaatataagattaactgaaaattttaaaaattgtcacccttgttgcaaaataggaataatttctaaaaaaccataaaaaacaagtattcgcattttacgtttttcaaccatttatgccacacttaggaccttcatatttcacccagaaaaactttatatgataaaacaatgctgtaaatttcattaagatcggtttaatagattttgcaaaataaattttgcaatccagctttcgcaaaaaaaattcattttttcaaaatgttgcagcgcTGAAAATAAaccagacagcaagttgaattttttttacatataaaagaatactgtaagtttcatttcttcttcagcctgtgttcgtccactgctggacataggcctcttccatttgcttccatcgatttctactcttggcaattctcatccactgtttgcccgcgacttgtttgatatcatctgcccacctcttctgcggtctgcctactcctcgcctgttctctcttggtctccagtttgttagtctctgtgtccatttttcgggattatctcgggcaacatgtccgacccattgccacttgagccttgctatacgttctgcgacatcagtaatctttgttctttcacgaatgtcgatatttcgaattttgtctctcaaactaatccctagcatggccctctccatcgctctttgagttgtactgagctgctctaaggttttctttgtaaaggccatggtctccagtccatatgtagttacaggcaagatacatttgtcataaactctacgttttagacaaaattaaaattacaatttgcaaaattaaaatcggttaactaccacggcgtcaggaatttttttaaataaacattaatttttggtgctacgcgcaggacagcggatacgttcgctctgattgggcattccaatgacctttgataatgattgataaattttaatttttagtacatttcgaaataaataaataaatttgtttattgtaaaataaaaacaaatactcTGTCCtatgaaataacactttttttagcaaaaactttctttgttcatatattttaacttagaaaataaaagtgtattatttttaaagatatgcaattgtttaaacaatttttcacaaacaataatcaaattagtttgatttttgtggaattaaaatatgaacatacaacaaaatatagagtaagaaaataatattagataaagattggaagaagagattttggtggaaatcaacttgtgtgaatcgagcACCttatcctgcgcgtagcaccaaaaattaatgtttatttaaaaaaatacctgacgccgtggtagttaaccgattttaattttgcaaattgaaaatgaaaggtacagttttcttctatttgtaaaaaaaaattaacttgctatctgctttattttcagtcctgcaacattttgaaaaaatgaattttttttgcgaaagctggattgcaaaatttattttgcaaaatctattgaactgatcttaactaaatttacagtattttttattgtatcataaagtttttctgggtgaaatatgaaggtcctaagtgtagcagaaatggttgaaaaacgtaaaatgcgaatacttgttttttatgtttttccgcaattattgctattttgcaacaagggtaacaagtttaacaatttttaaccaatcttatgttgtagaaaatttaattacgaaacttttatttttgtgcAGCTTTTCTCGGAattgaatacttttaaagttataaacaaaaaacgaagaaaggaatcgaatttttcctttattttttgacattttgattatttaaacaatgttccggacctttttgagtgggaggataactcaattattgttatatgagttaattccaagcaatttctgcaaaaaaaattagagtcacctctcaacgtttatctcaaaacagatccgccctggactatatagaaatattgagaacaCAAGTGCATTCACCAATCTGCTCTTGCTTATTTTCAGAGATACGTTTGTCTTTTCAAACTTTAGTTAGCTGCGACTTATCGCATATTTTTCCATACCAATCTACTTAGATTAAGATAACcctaataattttaaatatgcAAAACAACAATAATCTTCGCAGATAGGATTTAAGGCTTACAGGCACTAGTTACCAAGGTAGCATCATCCATTCCATTGACATCTCTAAACCATACACCTCCACAACGATTAATTTTAGTTAATTCGTAGACAATAACACAAGTTAACAGCTGCGTGTATTTGGGTATCAGTATACACGGTTAGTAGGAtcatttacgtaaaaataaaaagGGCATATAGCCTGCAGTCGTACTCGAATCTTTAGATGACGTCTTACAGAAGAATCTTTGGAATCTTCTGAATGGATCGTATAAGCAACAGAGAAGTCTATGAAGAAAATGAAGAGATAATATCTGGGTCACACAATGAGAAATCCATAGGGCTGTGGTCCATTACAGCTTGTATTGCAAGAAAAAGTAATAGACAGAATAGAGCACTGCACTGCACTATTTAGAGCAGCAGAAAATAAAGCGACAATAGCCATGTTAGTTATCAACATCCGTAGAGGATGGGTATATCTAGAGGAATAATACTAAAACTGCTTAGTGATCATCCGACTTTTCTACACAATATAACTCGATACGCTTTGATACcctaacaaaaatttgttattttgtACTATTTGTTCTTAAACTTTTATCTAGGTTTTAACTTGCattactatactaaaatcataataaagatgcactagaaataaacagtGTGTTTGCCAatgaaagtgaatgccaaagaatgtagtgactaccgaaccataagcttaatgtcacataccttgaaaattctattgaaaatcaTCCACGCCacaatacactctaaactggagctggatattagtgacactcaatatgggttccgcaatggtatgggtaccagagaggcattattctccttcaatgtgctgacacagagatgtttggatgttaaccgacctctttacgtctgttttatagactacaataaagcgtttgataaagtaaaacatgatcgactcatggaaattctaaaaaataaaaacctagatgaaagagatttaagactaataacacacctctattacaatcagcgagcaatagtaagaattgaaaaagaaacatatGAAGagatggaaataaagagaggagtcaggcaaggctgcatactgtCACCTCTATTTTATTTaatgcttattctgaagaggtaatgcgagaaactctggaagatgaaacagtcggcataagagtaaatggagtcttagttaacaacatcagatatgcagatgatacagtaataatttccgatagtttacaagacctgcaaagactcatgagtaaaatagtaaggtgcagtagggagtacggactctctcttaatatcaaaaagacgaagtttatgaaaattagtaaagacaaccataatactaacgaggTCCTGATAGTatagggccagcagatcgaaaaagtaaaaaataccttacctaggaacacttataacagaaaataatggcTACAccgcagaaatcaaagtcagaatcgaaaaagcacgtactaattttgtaaaaatgaaaaaggtcctatgtagcaaagatttaacattagctcttaaagtacgcctaacaaaatgttacgtatacagtgtactatactatggagtggaatcatggacgttaaatatagagacaatgagacgacttaaattatgagggtttcctgggtagatagagttacgaacaatgaagtactgagaagactaggtaaagagaaggaagttgaacttacaattaaagaaagaaagctacagtatctcggacatgtgatgcggggcgagaagtatggcatcctacgactgataatgcaaggaaaaatatatggcagaagaagcatcggaagaagacgaatttcatggctaaaggaacctgagagaatggtttggatgcagctcaaaacaactttttagagctactgcctcaaaagtTAAAATCGCTGTGATGATTGCCAAattccgtagcggagatggcacctgaagaataagaaataaagaaaataaaacacgtcgaatgttacgaggagcactcccaaatcatgatttacaatgtataaactttgtaaattatgatttgggattGCTTCTTGTAACAttcaatgtgtcttggtttgtctATTTCTAGTGCATCTCTATTATAATTGTAGTATAGTCGACTATGGTCGAACATAGAACAAAAAGATTCCAATGAAACTAAAAGGAAAGTTCTTTAAAGACCCATTTCATTGATTTAGTTTTCTATATCAATtaatggaaataaacctaaagaaaactgaatacctaactaCAGAAATAAAGCAGCAGGAAATAGACGAagataaacaaatcaaaggagCAGACAAGTACGAATAATTAAGTTCCATagtatcaaacaaaggaacaactgaagaagatataaaaatagactaggacaaacaagagactgcatacgaaaattgaaccccCTACTGTGGGGTAAGAACAccagcataaaaacaaaaagaaataatataaatatataacacCATGATAAGAAGTATCCTGGTTTATTAGtgtgaaaattggataataaataaaaaaaaccaaaaacaaaattagaGCAAGAGAGATGGAATTcttaaggagaagctgcagagtatcAAGAAGAGAGATAAATAAGAGATATAAATATTGGGAAAATAATGGAAATGAACTCAGATATAGGTTACATAGAACAGAAGAAATTAACCTGATACGGACATGCCATAAAAAacgttggataaacagaataacagagtggagcccgataggaagcaGGAAGAGAGACAAACCTCGAAGATcattcagagatgaagtggacgaagcaatggaaagaagaaatttGCAGGTAGGGGACCGGCAAAACtgaaagaactggagagaacaGTTTACTGAAGGAATACgttgaaaactgtggaaatcgtTAGTATATTTATAGTTTGCAAGGTTAAAGTTACAACTACaaaaaagcttttttaaacgTGTTGTTAGCAATGGAATTTAGGGATTTATtggatttaaataattgtaataaagaTTGATAAAAAGAACACgtaaatctattttatttttcagttaaAAATCCTAAATACAAAACCAGTAATAAGTAAAAAAGCAACTATTACATTTTTGAATTTTGAGCTAATAAAAATTTAGAAACATGCGGTGCCACTAATTCAGGATTTTTATTGTGAACATCATGTTTGCCCTCAATGTATACAATATTGACATTTTTCAACTTCGGTAAGTGCTCGTAAAGTTTTTGAAAAGTTTTCCTTGGCCAGTCGTTTGATTTAGCGAAGATTATGAGAACAGGGCAGCGAATGGGATCCGTTTTGAGACTTGCCAGTTTATATCTCGTGTCGTTATATGGAATAAATGGCCATGATACCCGCGGATCTGTAGTCACCACAAATTTACCATCACCTAAAACAATATAATGTGTATTAGTATACTTAGAtttacattatacagggtgattgattagtgtgaggaagctcagtttatctgttatagtaaaaattacaaaaaaaagttattgacaaaaattgtaggcagttttaaactccacattttaaaattagctacaatcttacagggtgttccataagatggtggcagaccaaacttatgtttttttaaatggaacaccctgtattttattttaaatttgaaatctgcttcacttccacatcacaacaacgtgaagttttattatgttataccgcgtatttaaaaagttataaccaatattacctgaaaatcgtatcaagtttaactccctttataattaaaaaagagcataggaacattgatctattgcagccatagttttttaataattgttaaaaattataaaacatattcgtttttataatattcgttaaatcaaatacagggtaagtcaaaatgcaagtacattattttcttggtaattttaagtagaacaccctgtattttatatctctATCAAAAAGTACTactatcgtacttcaaattttatgaagtactccctatacctaaagttatcagttttctagatatttttatttttccatcaaagtattaatttggtagatattttaacgtttaataattattgtgagttggccatgattgatttgtcagaaactgacagtttgacattattgtttattaattcagtattggggtacaccgtaaattagcaacaattattttttagtaattcagtaattaattcaatttaaattagcaataatggattttactactgatgaaatggtagatatgatctggattttgggggaatgcaataaaaattcattactatcagctataatttatcaagaacggtttccagataggcggcaaccgagacaagatacatttgaaaaattgaaatatcgatttaaccgcactggttcagtgaattatgaaaaacatgaacgaacaaaaactagtgtgacagaggaaaacgaaatgagtgtgttgatggcagttacagaaaacccacacacaagtataatgagtatttccaatgaacaagaacttagttactactctgttcaaaacattctatctaaaaaaaaagatgcacccttatcatattcaaaagcaccaagaattaaataatgatgattttcagaaacgaatagtattttgtgaatgggcattagaaaaaattaatgagcagagagattttttgattatgtcctatttggtgatgaagctacattccatcgaaacggttctgttaataggcataactttcactactattcaacaagtaatccataccacacagtaacacatagtcaaacaagatggtcTCTAAATGTGTGGGGAGGTATCGTCGGTAACCATGTAGTAGGACCATATTTTCTTGAAGATAACTTAAATGGtgagatttatttagattttatcgTAAATCAGTTACCGATATTATTAGAAGAGGTTCCACTTAATATATGTGAACAAATGTGGTTTCTACATGACGGTGCTCCTGCGCACCACAACGAATTAGTACGTGGTGAACTTAATGATCAGTTTGGTAAAAGATGGATCGGAAGGGATGGACCGGTAAGGTGGCCTCCAAGGTCACCAGAGTTCAATAAAATGGTctcatttttttggggttacgttaagaacgaagtatataaaatacctccaacaacaagggacgatatgaaaaatagaatccgaattgcatttcaaaatatttctttacaagtgcttagtaatgtaagcaactctttcaatgaccgttttcaagtatgcatagatgtgttgggaggtcattttgaacaccttgcTTAAGTTAGATAAGTTAAaattactgttgttttttatttttttgtgttgttatttttttattttccgtcggttattttttataaattttatttgaaataaattgttttcttttctgtgtcgttatttcgttactgaattaataaacagtaatgtcaaactgtcagtttctgacaaatcaatcatggccaactcaaaataattattggtaaacgttaaagtatctaccaaattaatactttgatggaaaaataaaaatatctagaaaactgataactttaggtatagggagtacttcataaaatttgaagtacgatattagtacttttcgatagtgatataaaatacagggtgttctatttaaaattaccaagaaaataatgtacttgcattttgacttaccctgtatttgatttaacgaatattatgaaaacgaatatgtttttataatttttaacaattattaaaaaactatggttgcaatagatcaatgttcctgtactcctttttattaattatacagggagttaaacttgatacgattttcaggtaatattggctataactttttaaatacccggtataacataataaaactttacattgttgtgatgtggaagtgaagaagatttcaaatttaaaataaaatacagggtgttccatttaaaaaaacataagtttggtctgccaccatcttatggaacaccctgtaagattgtaactaattttaaaatgtggagtttaaagctgcctacaatttttgtcaataactttttttgtaatttttactataacagatctactgagcttcctcacactaatcaatcaccctctACATGATGTAGATCTAAGTAGAGAATCTTCTCAGAAACGGAAACAATGTCGAacaagtagaccaatatgcaatatatgcatatcttggaacaatgatcaacttcataaatgattacttccaggaaatcaaaatcaaaatagaaaaggccagaccaaattaaaaaaaaaacaatgaaaagaGTGCTCTGCACAGGAGATTTAACGTTGGAGTAAATAGTTAGGTTCGCTAGGGCTAGGTgttacgttttctcgactttgttgtatggaaaTGAAGCTTGGACGgaaacacgtcacaaacaaagaggttctgagaaagatgaataaaaaaaatgaaaatcttAAATAAAATCTTGTTCTTTTCTTCTTCCTTCATgcatgtaggctttaaagcctgtttcttcttcaacaTTAGcgtcctaaattgtttaaattatcgcaccatctttttcttgttctGCCAATACTatgatgtgtgttaatctttggagatcgtcttctgccTCGGCGATTAATTTGGCGTCGTctacataacataatatttggatttctttgttccccattctgtaaccatgacctttacgtactgcttctattacttcgtccattattatatttaagtaagagcagtgggcttaacgaatCACCTCGTctaactccgctttgtactggtataaactgcgttagttttccatttatctttgcctgtattccattatgaaagtagatgttttcgatggtttgtataatattgatcggtatgtttcttctatacagtaagtgtAAGACGTCTTAGACTtagatgcgatcgaaagcctttgtcagatCTATAAAACAtggatatgctggtttattgtactcaatggccttttctgtgatttgtatCAGTACacatacggcgtctacgcaggatcttccggatctaaATCCTTgctgttcatctgataaagttgttagtttattgattttgttggttaggacttttgtgatTAGCTTAAcggcggtgttcagtagatttatacctctattattgttggggtcttctttgtctcctttcttgtacattggtatcattatgctgtttttccatgtgtctggtatcttgcagtgcaatattaatttttgtataagttttgttatCTCTAGGTTTATATACTTTCTCCTTCGTATCTTAGAAGCTCGTTGGCTATTCCGTCGGGTTctggtgactttctatttttgagtgaataAAATTTATGActatctctacttcctgaaaactgatttctatttcgtgtcttaattcatgTACGTTATTGTGttgattattatttttctttcccttaaacagttccgtcaagtatctttctCTAAAAGATCCGTCAAGCATATTTCGCAGATCTCTGCCTGGGGGTTCGCCTGAGCTCGAAGACTGGGTGGATTGAGTAGCTCAGAAACCGTGTTTACGctcacagccggtcccaagcctGGATAAAAGAGGAGGGGTGATGGGCCAGGTTAGCATCTTACCTATTGTAAATGAAAACAAGGCTCAAAGAACCGATATAAAGCCTCGGATCCCGACGGATCCTAAGATGACGAACCCCGCAAAGAAAAGGAAAACGAGAACGAAAATAAGCCCATAATCAGATTAGAAACTTGGAACATCACCTCTTTCAACAACAAAGACCAAGAGATAATAAAAGAACTGATAAATAAAGACATATACATTTATGCAATCCAAGAAACCAAGAAGAAAAGTAAAGGCCAAAGAGACTATGACCAATACATTTTAGCATATAGTGGAGTGCAGAAGGAAGAACGAGCTCGAGCAGGCGTAGGTATACTTGtccataaaaaaatttaaatacaatcaaaacaagaaaatcgGAATATCTCGggcatattacacgtggagagaaaAACAGCTTGCTATaactgattatgcagggaaaggattcaaggaaaaagaagcattaGAATACGTAGAATATCAGGGCTGCGCAACCAAAGAGAATCGCACAATGTTCATCAAAATGAACTGTTCaaagcagccgtctctaaagttcgaatagatattatttttaataaccactcttaacacagtatacaaaatattttcgaatatCCTATGTATATGTTCGTCTGAAGGCGTATTCAGAGGATCTTCTTCAGATGCGAATCATAAAGTGGTATTAGGTTTGGTCGATCAACAACCAAATTTTTTTACTGACACAGATACTGGAACAAATCAACGAATCCAATATAAATACCTACCAACTCTTCATAGTTTTTAAATTAGCCTAGGATAGTATGTTACGAagtaaattgtatgaagccatggacgAATTCTACATTTCCGATAGACTAGTAGGGGCTACAATGCGTAAAATTGTCTGCAAAGTAGAAATACAGGgtgaacaatcacaggcgtttgaatcTGATTCAAGCGTGATCTAAATTTAAAAGGTAACTTACCTGTAGGCTCTAAACAACGTTTTAGTAATGGTTCAGCTGCCTCTGAGGTTAGTTTTTCTCCTTTATACCTCCTTTTCTTCGTAATCTCTAAAATTTCTTCATAAGTATAGCTGGGATTCAGCTTCTGCTGAAGTTCAACGGTTTTGTTTAATATGAGTCTAACATTAGTTATAGCGTCCTTAGGTTCTATGGGAAAGAACGGCAAAGCGTCAAGTGCTATAAGTTTATCTACTAGATCAGGGTATAACCTAGAAAACAAGTATGCTACTTGAGCGCCTAAGCTGTGCCCTATAAAAATGTATTTCTCTTTTTTAAAATAATCTGTCAGAAGTTTACAGGTCACTACATAGTTGACGGCATGAAGGGGTAACGCAGGAGGAAAATGGGATGATCTTCCGTGTCCTGGTAAATCTATACATATATAATAGAAGCTATTTGGTAAACGTGGCATCAAGTTGTCGTATGCTCCTGCGTTGTCAGATGTGCCGTGAAGTAGCAGAACGTGTGGATCATCTGGGCTTCCCCAAGCTTTcactaaaatacaaaaaattgtatgtaaatgtgttatttttaactttaaaaagtggaaacgactaaaaataatgaaaatgtaTCAATCTGGATAATACGAACAAGAATATTACAACAGGGAGATTAGCTCACCCTAACTATTCACCTTTGCGCTCCAAGGCATTTTTAAGAAACTAAAATGGAACACAAAAGTTATAAATATCTACGGAACACACTTATCTCACCTCTAATTTGCTGGTTACATAGTATTAATGAAGTAAATCACACTAACTGAAAACTTGTCTGCATTTTTAGCGGCGTACCAAAAGAAAAGAAAGCGACCAAGGGGGTATTTGTGTACACTTAttgaccaaaaattaaaaaacaaaacaacaaatcGGAAGGATTATATGGAAGGATAGTAACTCCGAATCTTAACATTTACGGATACAAAATACTACATTAGGTATTAGGTATATATGCTCCAGATGAATATACTTCAGTACAAGAAGAAGATACTTACGTTCTACCAACTGCTGGAACACGTACTCTCAAACGTAGGCAATCAGTGAGAAATAATGATGATGGGCGACCTAAATGCAAGAACTGGAAGAAGACAAAATAATTCAGTAATAGGTAACTTCGGCGAAGAAGTGAAAAATAATAACGAAAATAGATTTTAGCTCTTTGCTTAATTCAGTAATAGGTAACTTCGGCGAAGAAGTGAAAGATAATAACGAAAATAGATTTTAGCTCTTTGCTAAAAGCTTTAGATATCAtcctggctatttttgttgtattCTCTTTGTTACTTTACCAAATAGTTATATTTTACTGCATCGGAATCCCGTCTTCATTTCTCATCTAGAGCAGCATTCTTATACTGCTTGCTTTTATTTTTCCCTATTTTATTACATTATGTTAGAATTCTTGTTTTCATAGTTGTTATCAATTAGCCCTTCTTTCCCATATTTCTCTCATTACCTCGATAGAGGTTTTTTTGGTAAATGATCCCAATATTTTTGTATTACATTCAGTTTATGTGAtgataaaatgtatttattatactGTAAATGTAGAAGTCGGTAGACAATCAGAGATGCTTCCTTGAAGACACAATTCTGTTGTGGTACTGTTACTGTCAAAAAAAACTTTGACCCTAGAACAGGGAATCCATTCCTTACAATTTAGTATGTTGGAATACTAAATTAGAAAAAAGGAAACACTTTCCGCCCTGCCGGCTAAAACTACAGCATATGAGAAACTGTAAACTGTATAACGTTATATCaatattaggccagggtaataagacaaaaatataccctgttcgtgacacttcagcagccagggtactgaagcgttttttcgacaggtaatacctataggaacaaattataactatttcctgcgta from Diabrotica virgifera virgifera chromosome 3, PGI_DIABVI_V3a harbors:
- the LOC114342495 gene encoding serine hydrolase-like protein isoform X1 — protein: MNLNRQDCKTVKEFNVPVHWGHVAVKAWGSPDDPHVLLLHGTSDNAGAYDNLMPRLPNSFYYICIDLPGHGRSSHFPPALPLHAVNYVVTCKLLTDYFKKEKYIFIGHSLGAQVAYLFSRLYPDLVDKLIALDALPFFPIEPKDAITNVRLILNKTVELQQKLNPSYTYEEILEITKKRRYKGEKLTSEAAEPLLKRCLEPTGDGKFVVTTDPRVSWPFIPYNDTRYKLASLKTDPIRCPVLIIFAKSNDWPRKTFQKLYEHLPKLKNVNIVYIEGKHDVHNKNPELVAPHVSKFLLAQNSKM
- the LOC114342495 gene encoding serine hydrolase-like protein isoform X2, whose protein sequence is MPRLPNSFYYICIDLPGHGRSSHFPPALPLHAVNYVVTCKLLTDYFKKEKYIFIGHSLGAQVAYLFSRLYPDLVDKLIALDALPFFPIEPKDAITNVRLILNKTVELQQKLNPSYTYEEILEITKKRRYKGEKLTSEAAEPLLKRCLEPTGDGKFVVTTDPRVSWPFIPYNDTRYKLASLKTDPIRCPVLIIFAKSNDWPRKTFQKLYEHLPKLKNVNIVYIEGKHDVHNKNPELVAPHVSKFLLAQNSKM